One genomic segment of Cyanobacteria bacterium FACHB-DQ100 includes these proteins:
- a CDS encoding IS6 family transposase — protein sequence MYSRHQFPGEIISYCKFGQQYANPLRRKRPFIADKWHLDEVVVTIKGKQYYLWRAVDAESTVLGVLLQRHRDTHAAARFFHKLLKKQGFVPRMMVTDKLKSYEAAKKRVMPSVEHRTHKGLNNRAENSHQPTRVRERRMRRFKSLGQAQRFLSAFEPIRGHFHPKQHELSAKRYREQLCQRFEEWREIACVRVTA from the coding sequence ATGTACTCCCGTCATCAATTTCCCGGCGAAATCATCAGTTACTGTAAATTCGGGCAGCAATACGCCAATCCGCTGCGACGGAAACGCCCGTTCATCGCTGATAAATGGCATCTTGATGAGGTCGTGGTGACGATCAAGGGAAAGCAATATTATTTGTGGCGAGCGGTGGATGCGGAGAGCACTGTATTGGGTGTGCTGCTGCAACGACATCGAGATACCCATGCAGCAGCACGTTTTTTTCATAAACTGCTGAAGAAACAAGGTTTCGTGCCACGGATGATGGTCACCGACAAACTGAAGAGCTACGAAGCGGCAAAGAAACGAGTGATGCCGAGCGTGGAGCATCGAACTCATAAGGGGCTGAACAATCGAGCGGAGAACTCGCATCAACCTACAAGAGTCCGAGAACGACGCATGAGGCGATTCAAATCTCTAGGGCAAGCGCAACGATTCCTTTCAGCCTTTGAACCGATTCGAGGCCACTTCCACCCGAAGCAACATGAACTAAGTGCAAAACGATACCGAGAACAACTATGCCAACGCTTTGAGGAGTGGCGAGAAATTGCTTGTGTGAGAGTTACTGCGTAA